A stretch of Perognathus longimembris pacificus isolate PPM17 chromosome 1, ASM2315922v1, whole genome shotgun sequence DNA encodes these proteins:
- the Gpc2 gene encoding glypican-2, with the protein MSALRPLLLLLLPLCPGPGPGPGSEAKVTRSCAETRQVLGARGYSLNLIPPALISGEHLQICPQEYTCCSSETEQKLIRDAEATFRGLVEDSGSFLVHTLAARHRKFNEFFREMLSISQHSLVQLFSHSYGRLYSQHALIFNGLFSRLRDYYEKSGEGLDDTLADFWAQLLERAFPLLHPQYSFPPDFLLCLTRLTSTTDGSLQPFGDSPRRLRLQITRALVAARAFVQGLETGRNVVSETLKVSMSEGCRKALMRLTGCPLCRGVPSLMPCRGFCLNVAHGCLSSRGLEPDWGSYLDGLLLLAEKLQGPFSFELAAESIGVRISEGLMHLQENSVKVSAKVFQECGTPHPVLARNRRAPAPREEASRPWRVAAEEERPTTAAGTNLHRLVWELRERLGRLRGFWAGLPTTVCEDSRMAADASQEAAPCWTGLGRGRYMKPVVGSSLTEQLHNPELDRDSSGPDVPTRRRRLHLRAATARMRAAALGQDLDMRDADEDGSGSGGGQQYADDWKAGAVPVAPPVRPPRPPRPPRRDGLGGKGGGGSTRYNQGRSRSLGTSIGLHTPPILILFPSALVLLGHR; encoded by the exons ATGTCTGCGCTGCGACCTCTCTTGCTTTTGTTGCTGCCTCTGTGTCCTGGTCCTGGACCTGGACCTGGGAGCGAGGCAAAGGTCACCCGGAGTTGTGCAGAGACCCGGCAGGTGCTGGGGGCCCGGGGATATAGTTTAAACCTAATCCCCCCCGCCCTGATCTCAG GTGAGCACCTCCAGATCTGTCCCCAGGAATACACCTGCTGTTCCAGTGAGACAGAACAGAAGCTGATCAGGGACGCTGAGGCCACCTTCCGAGGTCTGGTGGAGGACAGTGGCTCCTTTCTGGTTCACACTCTGGCAGCGCGGCACAGAAAGTTTAATG AGTTTTTTCGGGAGATGCTCTCCATATCCCAGCATTCCTTGGTCCAGCTCTTCTCACACTCCTATGGCCGCCTGTACTCTCAGCACGCCCTCATCTTCAATGGCTTGTTCTCTCGCCTGCGGGACTACTATGAGAAATCCGGTGAGGGGTTAGATGACACCTTGGCAGATTTCTGGGCACAGCTCCTGGAGAGAGCCTTTCCCCTGCTGCACCCACAATACAGCTTCCCCCCTGACTTCCTGCTTTGCCTCACCCGGCTCACTTCAACTACTGATGGCTCTCTACAGCCCTTCGGGGACTCACCCCGCCGCCTCCGCCTACAG aTAACTCGGGCCCTGGTGGCTGCCCGGGCCTTTGTCCAGGGCCTGGAGACTGGAAGAAATGTGGTCAGTGAAACGCTTAAG GTGTCCATGTCTGAAGGCTGCAGGAAGGCTCTGATGCGTCTGACTGGCTGTCCCCTTTGCCGGGGAGTCCCTTCCCTTATGCCCTGCAGGGGCTTCTGCCTCAATGTGGCCCATGGCTGTCTCAGCAGCAGGGGACTGGAGCCTGACTGGGGCAGCTATCTGG ATGGTCTCTTGCTGCTGGCTGAGAAGCTCCAGGGCCCCTTTTCCTTTGAGCTGGCTGCTGAGTCCATTGGGGTGAGGATCTCAGAAGGTTTGATGCATCTGCAGGAAAACAGTGTAAAGGTGTCAGCCAAG GTGTTTCAGGAATGCGGGACCCCCCACCCTGTGCTCGCCCGCAATCGCCGCGCACCAGCACCCCGGGAGGAAGCCAGCAGGCCTTGGAGGGTGGCCGCTGAAGAGGAGCGCCCCACGACAGCAGCGGGCACCAACCTGCACCGGCTG GTGTGGGAGCTCCGGGAACGGCTGGGCCGGTTGCGGGGCTTCTGGGCCGGGCTGCCCACGACGGTGTGCGAGGACTCCCGAATGGCGGCCGACGCCTCACAGGAGGCGGCACCTTGCTGGACCGGACTTGGGCGAGGCCG GTATATGAAGCCTGTGGTCGGGAGTTCCCTGACCGAGCAGCTCCACAACCCCGAGCTGGACAGGGATAGCTCGGGCCCAGACGTCCCAACACGACGGCGGAGACTGCATCTGCGGGCAGCCACGGCCAGGATGAGGGCGGCTGCGCTAGGACAGGACCTGGACATGCGAGACGCTG ATGAAGATGGAAGTGGCTCAGGAGGAGGACAGCAATATGCAGATGACTGGAAAGCTGGGGCAGTACCTGTGGCTCCCCCTGTCCGACCTCCAAGGCCTCCTCGCCCTCCTCGGAGGGACGGTCTTGGGGGCAAAGGAGGAGGTGGAAGCACCCGCTACAACCAGGGCAGGAGCAGAAGTCTGGGGACATCTATCGGTCTTCACACCCCACCCATCCTCATTCTCTTCCCCTCAGCCCTGGTCCTGCTTGGACATCGATAA